A portion of the Candidatus Hydrogenedentota bacterium genome contains these proteins:
- a CDS encoding AbrB/MazE/SpoVT family DNA-binding domain-containing protein, which translates to MSQTIATTKMSSRGQVVIPESIRDRLRLGPGVQFAVFAQGDVVMFKVINPPSADEFARLKRELQRQVRQGGLKQSDIPKAISKVRGSR; encoded by the coding sequence ATGAGTCAGACCATCGCAACAACGAAGATGAGTTCCAGGGGGCAGGTGGTTATCCCGGAGTCGATTCGTGACCGCTTGCGGCTTGGTCCCGGTGTCCAATTCGCGGTGTTTGCACAAGGGGACGTAGTTATGTTCAAGGTCATCAATCCCCCATCAGCGGACGAATTCGCGCGTCTGAAACGGGAGCTTCAACGCCAGGTTCGTCAAGGCGGTCTCAAACAGTCAGATATCCCCAAGGCCATTTCCAAAGTGCGCGGCAGCCGGTGA